In the Candidatus Omnitrophota bacterium genome, CATTTTAAAAGAGAGGTGACGGCGATGGGCCCGGGAAAGAGCAAGATCAGCCGGATAGTCAAGGCCACAGGTTTTTCTATAGCCACCGTATCCAGGGCATTGAACGAGGGCACGGCGTCTATGGTCAAGCCGCAGACGCGGGACAGGATAATGCGCGCCGCGGAGAAGTTCGACTACATACCCGACAGGGCGGCCAGGTCGCTAAGGAAACAGCATGCGGACACGTTCGGGTTCCTTATAAACTTCGAGATGGATACGATAAGCGGCTACGTGCATGAAGTCCTGGACGGCATCATGGCCGGATTGAAAGGCACCGGGTTCGATCTCAAGATAATTTCGACCAACCACCACAATACTATCGACGGGATAATACGGACGCACGGATTGGACGGCCTCATACTGCCTCACGGCTTTGGCCACGTATTCCGCGATATGGCCTCGGAGAGCGAGAAGCACAAGCATAAGCCGTGGCCGGTCGTCGTCATAAACGACTACCATCCGAAATTCCGCGTGAACCAGTTATACGGCGACAATGAACACGCTGCCCGGTATATGGCCGACTACCTGATCGGCAGGGGATTTAAGAAATTCTTTCTTGTCGGATGCGGCGACGATTCCCCCGACGCGACCGCGAGAAAAAAAGGTTTCCTGGACGCGCTTAATGAGGCTGAGATACGTTTTGACCCGGCGCAGGACGCCGCTAACGGTTATTTTCAGGAGATAGGCGGCTACAAGGCCGCGATCAACCTTTTCAGTAAACGGCCCGACTATCGCGGCGTCGTCTTCTGCGTGAACGACGCGATGGCATTCGGCGTATTACGCGCTGTAGGCGAGGTGGGCCTTAGATGCCCTCAGGAGGTCGTGGTAACGGGCTTTGACGGGATAGCGGCAGGTGAGTTCTCAAACCCCTCCCTTACGACGATAAAGTTCGAGTTATATGAAATGGGAAAAGCCGCGGTCGGGATGCTGAAGGATATAGTTTCCGGCAGCCAGAAGAAGGTCGTAAAGCGTAAATTCCCTTTCAGGCTTATAGAACGGCGTTCAACATAAAAGAAGGAGAGGATATGAAAGTTAAAATCGTAATTCTTTTAACAGCGATTTTTCTTGTTACGGGTGCCGGGATGTCTGATGCCGCCGCGCATAAAGCAAACTATGCGCCGAGGGCCAATACCCTTACGCCTTCGCGTGGGTCTGCCCTGGCGGCGACGCCGGTCAACTTTACGTCTTCATATGCAGACAATAACGGGTATTCGGATATCAAGACGGCGATATGCCAGGTCAATACCTCCACTAACCGCAAAAAGGCTTTCTGCGGTTATTATAACAGGACTACGAACAGGCTGTACCTATATAATGACGCCGGCACAGGGTTTGTGCCCGGAAACGGCGCTCCCGGCTCGGATGTCATCCTGGAAAATTCGTACGCGAAACTCGACTGCTCCCGGACCAGGGTGAGCGCTTCGGGTAAGGTGCTTGTGGTGAACTGGAACGTCACATTTAAAACCCCCGCCGTTTCCAGAACGCCGAAAAAGATATATCTCTATGCGGCCGATTCGAAGAACGCCGCGACCGGATGGGTCCAAAAAGGGACATGGCAGGTCAAGGAAGCCGTTGTGGCACCGGCCGCTGATTTCACCGCAGATCCGGCGAGCGGCGATACCCCGCTTACGGTTCGGTTCACGGATAAGACGACAGGATCCGTTACAAGCCGTTCGTGGGATTTCGGCGACGGCGTCAGGAGCACAGCGACAAATCCGGCCCACGCTTATTCACTCGTGAGCCCGTGGGATGTCGATTATCAGGCCGATGATCTGCCTCAGGACGCAGGGGCAGGATGGACGCGGCATATTCGCGGGACGCCCGAGACCGAATCTATAGAGGCCGGAGTCCTGCATAATAAGTGCAACTATACCGCGGGCCAGGCGGCCTGGTATGACAGGAGCGCCGACTTCTCGGCCGCGTCTCTCTATACGGTAGAGGCCCGTATGCGGCTTGCGTCATTCGCGGGCATTTCATACGGGGCGATGTGCCTCGGCGCCTACGACAGCGTTTACGCCTGGAGGCTCGACATTACGCCCAATAACATCAATCTTGGCTGGAGCGCCGAATATAAAGCGACTTATGAAATGGATACGACCTCCGATTTTCACACGTACCGCGTAAAAGTCCTGAACGGTGTTGTCAGTGTATATGTGGACGGGGTGAGACGGATGACCGCCGATATGAAACACACCGCGGCGCACGGCTATCCTTCGAGCGTATATTTCGGCCAGATAATAGCCTCCGGCGTTGTTTTGCCGTATCCGCCCACGACGCCCGAATACATAGAAGCATACTGGGACCATATTAAGATAGATAATACTTTAAGCCAGCCGCCGTCGCAGCGTTATTATACGGTAGCGCTTACCGCGACCGGTCCTGGCGGTTCGAACACGAAGACCGTAACAAATCGCGTAAATGTGCTTGCCCCCG is a window encoding:
- a CDS encoding LacI family DNA-binding transcriptional regulator, producing the protein MGPGKSKISRIVKATGFSIATVSRALNEGTASMVKPQTRDRIMRAAEKFDYIPDRAARSLRKQHADTFGFLINFEMDTISGYVHEVLDGIMAGLKGTGFDLKIISTNHHNTIDGIIRTHGLDGLILPHGFGHVFRDMASESEKHKHKPWPVVVINDYHPKFRVNQLYGDNEHAARYMADYLIGRGFKKFFLVGCGDDSPDATARKKGFLDALNEAEIRFDPAQDAANGYFQEIGGYKAAINLFSKRPDYRGVVFCVNDAMAFGVLRAVGEVGLRCPQEVVVTGFDGIAAGEFSNPSLTTIKFELYEMGKAAVGMLKDIVSGSQKKVVKRKFPFRLIERRST